The following proteins are encoded in a genomic region of Arcobacter cloacae:
- the ureC gene encoding urease subunit alpha: MKISKEKYASMYGPTIGDRFRLADTTLIAKIEKDYTTYGEESKFGGGKTVRDGMAQSPTAVDVADLIITNAIIIDYTGIYKADIGIKDGKILAIGKSGNPNLCDGITEGLEIGANTEILSAEGKIITAGAIDTHIHFISPGQIDEALSSGVTTMIGGGTGPNTGTNATTCTPGEWNISKMIQSVDDLPLNFGFMGKGNSSSPQALKVQIEAGAMGLKLHEDWGSTPNAIDTCLSVADDFDVQVAIHTDTLNESGFVEATVGAFKNRTIHSFHSEGAGGGHAPDIMKVAGLANVLPSSTNPTLPYTKNTIEEHLDMLMVCHHLSPKIPEDVSFAESRIRGKTIAAEDVLHDIGAISITSSDSQAMGRVGEVIIRTWQVADSMKQQRGTLEGDDEKSDNNRIKRYIAKYTINPAIASGIDEYVGSVEVGKMADLVLWNRAFFGVKSEIIIKGGFIALAMMGDSNASIPTPEPNMYRPMFGSFGRASSATSVIFTSKVASSTLKEKLGISKEVLPVKNVRNIGKANMKLNDFIGDIEINSETYDVKINGELIESNYVEKVPMARRYFMF; this comes from the coding sequence ATGAAAATATCAAAAGAAAAATATGCTTCTATGTATGGACCAACTATTGGTGATAGATTTAGACTTGCTGATACGACACTTATTGCTAAAATAGAAAAAGATTACACAACTTATGGTGAAGAGAGTAAGTTTGGTGGTGGGAAAACTGTACGTGATGGTATGGCACAAAGTCCAACTGCTGTTGATGTTGCTGATTTGATTATTACAAATGCGATTATTATAGATTATACGGGAATTTATAAAGCTGATATTGGAATCAAAGATGGAAAAATCTTAGCTATTGGAAAATCAGGAAATCCAAATCTTTGTGATGGAATAACAGAGGGTTTAGAAATAGGTGCAAATACAGAGATTTTATCTGCTGAAGGTAAAATCATAACTGCTGGAGCAATTGATACACATATTCACTTTATAAGTCCAGGTCAAATAGATGAAGCACTCTCTTCTGGAGTTACTACTATGATAGGTGGAGGAACTGGTCCAAACACTGGAACAAATGCTACAACTTGTACTCCAGGAGAGTGGAATATAAGTAAGATGATTCAAAGTGTTGATGATTTACCTTTAAATTTTGGATTTATGGGAAAAGGAAATAGTTCTTCGCCTCAAGCTTTAAAGGTGCAAATAGAAGCAGGAGCTATGGGATTAAAACTTCATGAAGATTGGGGAAGTACACCAAACGCTATTGATACTTGTTTAAGTGTTGCAGATGATTTTGATGTACAAGTTGCAATTCATACAGATACTTTAAATGAATCAGGATTTGTTGAAGCAACAGTTGGAGCATTTAAAAATAGAACAATTCATTCTTTCCATAGTGAAGGAGCAGGTGGTGGGCATGCACCTGATATTATGAAAGTGGCTGGTTTAGCAAATGTACTTCCCTCAAGTACAAATCCAACTTTGCCATATACAAAAAATACAATTGAAGAACATCTTGATATGCTTATGGTTTGTCATCATTTAAGTCCAAAAATTCCTGAAGATGTTAGTTTTGCAGAGAGTAGAATTAGAGGAAAAACAATAGCAGCAGAAGATGTATTACACGATATTGGAGCTATAAGTATAACTAGTTCAGATTCACAAGCTATGGGAAGAGTTGGAGAAGTGATTATTAGAACTTGGCAAGTTGCAGACTCTATGAAACAGCAAAGAGGAACACTTGAAGGTGATGATGAAAAAAGTGATAATAATAGAATCAAAAGATATATCGCAAAATATACTATAAATCCTGCAATTGCCTCAGGAATTGATGAGTATGTTGGAAGTGTTGAAGTTGGAAAGATGGCTGATTTAGTTTTATGGAATAGGGCATTTTTTGGAGTAAAATCTGAAATCATCATAAAAGGTGGATTTATAGCTTTAGCTATGATGGGTGATAGTAATGCTTCAATACCAACACCTGAACCAAATATGTATAGACCTATGTTTGGAAGTTTTGGACGTGCAAGTAGTGCTACAAGTGTTATCTTTACTTCAAAAGTAGCAAGTTCTACTTTAAAAGAAAAACTAGGAATTTCAAAAGAGGTATTACCAGTAAAAAATGTTAGAAATATTGGAAAAGCCAATATGAAACTAAATGATTTTATAGGTGATATAGAAATAAATAGTGAAACTTATGATGTAAAAATCAATGGTGAATTAATTGAGTCAAACTATGTAGAAAAAGTGCCAATGGCAAGACGATATTTTATGTTTTAG
- a CDS encoding urease accessory protein UreE — protein sequence MTFSVIKKVIEIKKDMPFSDEVELSWFDMQKPNLTAVTKKGVNLVVKAKFTHLHENDILVCEDGVGIKVSRSEDEIFSLEFSDALTFAKTAYEIGNRHQPVMIEEFKIIVLDDISIADIIKDCYANKSIKVEKTKAYFKPNGKAHHSH from the coding sequence GTGACATTTAGCGTAATAAAAAAAGTAATAGAGATAAAAAAAGATATGCCATTTAGTGATGAGGTTGAGCTTTCTTGGTTTGATATGCAAAAACCAAACTTAACCGCAGTTACTAAAAAAGGAGTAAATTTAGTAGTAAAAGCTAAGTTTACCCATCTTCATGAAAATGATATTTTAGTTTGTGAAGATGGAGTGGGAATAAAAGTTAGTAGAAGCGAAGATGAGATTTTTAGCTTAGAGTTTAGTGATGCTTTGACTTTTGCAAAAACTGCTTATGAAATAGGAAACAGACATCAGCCAGTTATGATTGAAGAGTTTAAAATCATAGTTTTAGATGATATCTCAATAGCTGATATAATCAAAGATTGTTATGCAAATAAGTCTATAAAAGTTGAAAAAACAAAAGCTTATTTCAAACCAAACGGAAAAGCACACCATAGCCACTAA
- the urtE gene encoding urea ABC transporter ATP-binding subunit UrtE: protein MLKLEKINQYYGQSHTLWDLDLEIKKGRCTCLMGRNGVGKTTISKVIMGLLPIKDGKIIYEGNDISKLSDFQRAGIAIGYVPQGREIFSQLTVKENLEIGVMTNRNKIKKIPDKIYDLFPVLKDMANRKGGDLSGGQQQQLAIGRALCIDPNFLILDEPSEGIQPNIVAQIGQVIDYLTKEEQITVLLVEQKLPFARRHGDDFYVIDRGSVVANGEIGQLSDEIIRKYMSV from the coding sequence ATGTTAAAACTAGAAAAAATAAACCAATATTACGGACAAAGCCACACTTTATGGGATTTGGATTTAGAGATAAAAAAAGGAAGATGCACTTGTCTTATGGGAAGAAATGGAGTAGGTAAAACAACTATTAGTAAAGTAATCATGGGATTACTCCCTATCAAAGATGGAAAAATCATCTATGAGGGAAATGATATTTCAAAACTATCCGACTTCCAAAGAGCAGGAATCGCAATAGGTTATGTTCCCCAAGGAAGAGAGATTTTTTCACAACTAACAGTAAAAGAAAATCTTGAAATCGGAGTGATGACAAATAGAAATAAAATCAAAAAAATCCCAGATAAAATCTACGATTTATTTCCAGTTTTAAAAGATATGGCAAATAGAAAAGGCGGAGATTTAAGTGGAGGTCAACAGCAACAATTAGCAATTGGAAGAGCTTTATGTATCGACCCAAACTTTCTAATCCTAGATGAACCAAGTGAAGGAATCCAACCAAATATCGTAGCCCAAATAGGACAAGTTATCGATTATCTCACAAAAGAAGAACAAATCACAGTATTGCTAGTGGAGCAAAAACTACCCTTTGCTAGACGGCATGGAGATGATTTTTATGTAATAGATAGGGGAAGTGTTGTGGCAAATGGAGAAATAGGGCAACTTAGTGATGAGATTATTAGGAAGTATATGTCGGTTTGA
- a CDS encoding urease accessory protein UreD: MSIKFSFKDEVFSLDKLQLPSRHYHFNDNENYIKLLNIGEGIFPKDKIRTFLSLDNSNLILTTESATKIYPSKKEFGIQKIDIVLKNNSNLEFINDELILYKESLYIQFFNLKSDENSTFFYTDILSRGRSFENFDFSNMLIKNSFYCEKSIEYMEKFDVKGDELKDYISRKSSNNFIFAKIYIKTKNNEEFLNKIYLEKFESFTYTKNKKIILGVISSNNMFELKNQIFKIWELYRKELNKNKFNLGKQ; encoded by the coding sequence ATGAGTATAAAGTTTAGTTTTAAAGATGAGGTTTTTTCTTTAGATAAATTACAACTTCCTTCAAGACATTATCATTTTAATGATAATGAAAATTATATAAAGTTATTAAATATAGGTGAAGGTATTTTTCCAAAGGATAAAATAAGAACATTTTTAAGCCTTGATAATTCAAATTTAATCCTTACAACTGAATCAGCTACAAAAATATATCCTAGCAAAAAAGAGTTTGGAATCCAAAAAATAGACATTGTTTTGAAAAATAACTCAAATTTAGAGTTTATAAATGATGAGTTGATTTTGTACAAAGAGTCGCTTTATATTCAGTTTTTTAATCTAAAAAGCGATGAAAATTCAACTTTTTTTTATACAGATATTTTAAGTCGTGGAAGAAGTTTTGAGAATTTTGATTTTTCAAATATGCTTATAAAAAACTCATTTTATTGTGAAAAAAGTATTGAGTATATGGAAAAATTTGATGTAAAAGGTGATGAACTAAAAGATTATATCAGTAGAAAAAGCAGTAATAATTTTATTTTTGCGAAGATTTATATAAAAACAAAAAACAATGAAGAATTTTTAAATAAGATTTATTTAGAAAAGTTTGAGAGTTTTACATACACTAAAAATAAAAAAATCATTCTTGGAGTAATCAGTTCTAATAATATGTTTGAGTTAAAAAATCAAATTTTTAAGATTTGGGAACTTTATAGAAAAGAGTTAAATAAAAATAAATTTAATTTAGGTAAACAATAA
- the ureG gene encoding urease accessory protein UreG, whose translation MALKIGIAGPVGSGKTSLIESLTNLLKDKYSLGIVTNDIYTTEDANYLKKTLDLDNERIIGVETGGCPHTAIRDDISMNQKAVIELEEKFNPDIVFVESGGDNLSATFSYELIDYYVYVIDVAQGADIPRKKGAGLLFSDLLIVNKTDLAPYVEIDLFDMENDVKENRKNKPYVFISKKEPQTLNQVVSWIEALM comes from the coding sequence ATGGCATTAAAAATAGGAATAGCAGGACCAGTTGGAAGTGGAAAGACTTCACTTATTGAGTCTTTAACAAATTTATTAAAAGATAAATATAGTTTAGGAATTGTAACAAACGATATTTATACAACAGAAGATGCAAATTATCTAAAAAAAACTCTTGATTTAGATAATGAAAGAATTATAGGTGTCGAAACGGGTGGTTGTCCTCATACAGCTATAAGAGATGATATATCTATGAATCAAAAAGCAGTGATTGAACTTGAAGAAAAATTCAATCCAGATATTGTTTTTGTAGAAAGTGGTGGAGATAATTTAAGTGCTACTTTTTCTTATGAGTTAATTGATTATTATGTTTATGTTATTGATGTGGCGCAAGGTGCTGATATTCCTAGAAAAAAAGGGGCAGGGCTTTTATTTAGTGATTTATTAATAGTAAATAAAACAGATTTAGCACCATATGTTGAAATTGATTTGTTTGATATGGAAAATGATGTAAAAGAAAATAGAAAAAATAAACCTTATGTGTTTATTTCAAAAAAAGAGCCCCAAACTTTAAATCAAGTTGTTTCTTGGATTGAGGCTTTAATGTAA
- the urtD gene encoding urea ABC transporter ATP-binding protein UrtD → MKTLKHNNEQNIGELKIGNRILLVDGVSVSFDGFKALNNLSFSIDYGELRCIIGANGAGKSTMMDVVTGKTKPDSGSVIFGEAVDLLSLDEPTIAQIGIGRKFQKPTVFQNHTVFENLELAMKDDKRFFKTLFSKLSSEQKDKIEETMKLIGLKELYKQDVGILSHGQKQWLEIGMLIMQEPKLLLVDEPVAGMTPQEVEKTAEILTSLAKDNAVVVVEHDMEFIRSIAKKVTVLHEGSVLAEGSMDSIQNNEKVRKVYLGE, encoded by the coding sequence ATGAAAACATTAAAACACAATAATGAACAAAATATCGGTGAGCTAAAAATTGGAAATAGAATACTTCTTGTGGATGGAGTAAGCGTTAGTTTTGATGGGTTTAAGGCTTTAAATAATCTTAGTTTTTCCATAGATTATGGGGAACTAAGATGTATTATAGGAGCAAATGGAGCTGGAAAATCAACAATGATGGATGTGGTAACTGGAAAAACAAAACCAGATTCAGGAAGTGTGATTTTTGGAGAAGCTGTTGATTTATTGAGTTTAGATGAACCAACAATCGCACAAATAGGAATTGGAAGAAAGTTTCAAAAACCAACAGTATTTCAAAACCATACAGTTTTTGAAAACCTAGAACTTGCAATGAAAGATGATAAAAGATTTTTTAAAACACTTTTTTCAAAATTAAGTTCTGAGCAAAAAGATAAAATCGAAGAAACCATGAAACTAATAGGTCTAAAAGAGTTATACAAGCAAGATGTAGGGATTTTATCACACGGTCAAAAACAGTGGTTGGAAATTGGAATGTTAATCATGCAAGAGCCAAAACTTCTACTTGTAGATGAGCCAGTTGCAGGAATGACACCACAAGAGGTGGAAAAAACAGCAGAGATTTTGACAAGTTTAGCAAAAGATAATGCAGTTGTAGTTGTAGAACATGATATGGAATTTATAAGAAGTATCGCAAAAAAAGTGACGGTTTTACATGAGGGTTCTGTTTTGGCTGAGGGAAGTATGGATTCCATTCAAAACAATGAAAAAGTGCGAAAAGTTTACCTAGGAGAATAA
- the urtC gene encoding urea ABC transporter permease subunit UrtC, whose amino-acid sequence MERKSIILKILENDKGGKIVLSSLAVVVFLVAFCNLFIPESSVFHISTFTVTILGKYLAFALLALALDLVWGYLGILSLGHGAFFALGGYAFAMYLMLQIGDRGVYGNAELPDFMVFMNLKELPWFWYGFDNPVFAFFMVMFVPAILAFVFGWFAFRSRVTGVYLSIITQALTYALMLAFFRNDMGFGGNNGLTDFKDILGFDLSADTTRVALLIITFFALVLGYLICRFIINSRLGRVVISIRDAESRVRFLGYKVEQYKLFIFVVSAILAGIAGALYVPQVAIINPNVFSPLFSIELVIWVAIGGRGTLYGAIIGAFVVSFASTYFTSALPEVWLYALGGLFVLVTLYLPKGIVGLMETMNLKMKKA is encoded by the coding sequence ATGGAAAGAAAATCAATAATTTTAAAAATTTTAGAAAACGACAAAGGTGGAAAAATAGTTTTATCATCTTTAGCTGTTGTAGTGTTTTTGGTTGCTTTTTGTAATTTGTTTATTCCTGAAAGCTCAGTTTTTCATATCTCTACTTTTACAGTTACGATTTTGGGAAAATATTTAGCTTTTGCACTTTTAGCCTTGGCTTTAGATTTAGTTTGGGGATATTTGGGGATTTTAAGTCTAGGTCATGGGGCATTTTTCGCCCTTGGTGGATATGCTTTTGCCATGTATTTGATGCTTCAAATTGGTGATAGGGGAGTTTATGGAAATGCTGAACTTCCAGATTTTATGGTATTTATGAACCTAAAAGAACTTCCTTGGTTTTGGTATGGCTTTGATAATCCAGTTTTTGCTTTTTTTATGGTGATGTTTGTTCCAGCAATTTTGGCTTTTGTGTTTGGTTGGTTTGCTTTTAGAAGTAGGGTAACAGGAGTTTATTTATCAATTATAACTCAAGCTTTAACTTATGCTTTGATGTTGGCATTTTTTAGAAATGATATGGGATTTGGTGGAAACAATGGTTTGACGGACTTCAAAGATATTTTAGGATTTGATTTATCAGCAGATACAACAAGAGTTGCTTTATTGATAATCACTTTTTTTGCTTTGGTTTTGGGATATTTGATTTGTAGATTTATCATAAATTCAAGACTTGGACGAGTTGTAATTTCTATAAGAGATGCAGAAAGTAGGGTGAGGTTTTTGGGTTATAAAGTTGAGCAATATAAGCTTTTTATATTTGTGGTTTCAGCTATTTTAGCAGGAATTGCAGGGGCTTTATATGTGCCACAAGTTGCAATCATAAATCCAAATGTATTTTCTCCACTTTTTTCTATTGAGTTAGTAATTTGGGTTGCTATTGGAGGTCGTGGAACTTTATATGGGGCGATTATTGGGGCATTTGTAGTTAGTTTTGCAAGTACATATTTTACTTCTGCACTTCCTGAAGTTTGGTTATATGCTTTAGGTGGATTGTTTGTATTGGTTACTTTATATTTACCAAAAGGAATAGTTGGTTTGATGGAAACTATGAATTTAAAAATGAAAAAGGCTTAA
- a CDS encoding urease accessory protein UreF, whose product MQKTNLKSLSRFMQILDGSFPSGVFVHSFGLEPHVLKEKVKDINSLKIYLENLILDQYSKIEFVYVKKVYEVLEKEKLNLVKKLDNSLGTYLTFEFAKASRDIGQNYFVQIKNLATKDIVKEYFSLIENKSCVGNEIIVLSAIAFDMDICLEDFIVMWTKKNLINIAVTTLKISRIKPSEIQKMLFEIDEILEKFDYKNIENKITNFNPLFEEIIFSHKNLEPKMFTT is encoded by the coding sequence ATGCAAAAAACAAATCTAAAAAGCCTAAGCCGATTTATGCAAATACTTGATGGAAGTTTTCCATCAGGTGTATTTGTTCACTCTTTTGGGCTAGAGCCTCATGTTTTAAAAGAAAAAGTAAAAGATATAAATAGTTTAAAAATCTATTTAGAAAATCTAATCCTTGACCAATACTCTAAAATAGAGTTTGTTTATGTTAAAAAAGTTTATGAAGTTTTAGAAAAAGAGAAATTAAATTTAGTAAAAAAACTTGATAATTCTCTTGGAACTTATTTGACTTTTGAGTTTGCAAAAGCTTCACGTGATATTGGGCAAAACTATTTTGTACAGATTAAAAATCTAGCAACAAAAGATATTGTAAAAGAGTATTTCTCTTTGATTGAAAATAAATCTTGTGTTGGAAATGAAATAATAGTATTAAGTGCTATTGCTTTTGATATGGATATTTGTTTAGAAGATTTTATTGTTATGTGGACAAAAAAAAATCTTATAAACATAGCAGTTACAACTTTAAAAATCTCAAGAATAAAACCAAGTGAAATACAAAAAATGCTTTTTGAAATTGATGAGATTTTAGAAAAGTTTGATTATAAAAATATAGAAAATAAAATCACGAATTTCAATCCACTTTTTGAAGAGATTATCTTCTCACATAAAAATTTAGAACCAAAGATGTTTACAACGTAA
- a CDS encoding urease subunit gamma — MFLTSREQEKLLIYTASKLALERKERGLKLNYPEAVAIISSYIIEGARDGKSVAQLMVDATKVLKEDDVLEGVASMMYMVQVEATFEDGTKLVTVHNPIPYDKNKLIPGEYLVDEGEIELNSSKDIITIEIENKGDRPIQVGSHYHFFEVNKELSFERTKAYGKRIDIPAGTSVRFEPGSKKSVNLIDFSGRRYVSGFNGLVEGFLDDENVKAKAMQNLSKFLGE, encoded by the coding sequence ATGTTTTTAACAAGTAGGGAACAAGAAAAGTTATTGATTTATACAGCTTCAAAATTGGCCTTAGAGCGAAAAGAAAGAGGTTTAAAACTAAACTATCCAGAAGCGGTGGCAATTATTAGTTCATATATAATTGAGGGCGCTAGAGATGGAAAAAGTGTTGCACAACTTATGGTTGATGCTACAAAAGTTTTAAAAGAGGATGATGTTTTAGAGGGTGTTGCATCTATGATGTATATGGTTCAAGTTGAAGCAACATTTGAAGATGGAACAAAGTTAGTTACAGTACACAATCCAATACCTTATGATAAAAACAAATTAATCCCTGGAGAATATCTTGTAGATGAGGGTGAAATAGAACTAAATTCTTCAAAAGATATTATTACAATTGAAATAGAAAACAAAGGGGATAGACCTATTCAAGTGGGTTCTCACTATCACTTTTTTGAAGTAAATAAAGAACTTAGTTTTGAAAGAACTAAAGCTTATGGAAAAAGAATCGATATTCCAGCTGGAACATCAGTTAGGTTTGAACCAGGAAGCAAAAAGAGTGTAAACTTGATAGATTTTAGTGGTAGAAGATATGTTAGTGGATTTAATGGTTTAGTTGAAGGTTTTTTAGATGATGAGAATGTAAAAGCAAAAGCTATGCAAAATCTTTCAAAGTTTTTAGGAGAGTAA
- a CDS encoding ORF6N domain-containing protein has protein sequence MLDRDLAELYGVETKVFNQAVKRNIKRFPQNYRFQLSENEKNQLVTNCDWLNSLKHSSSLPYVFTEQGVSMLSAILKSDKAIDISIKIIDSFVSMRKLISQNISMFERFERIEQRLNIHDENFDKLFDAL, from the coding sequence ATGTTAGATAGAGACTTAGCGGAACTTTATGGCGTTGAAACAAAAGTTTTTAATCAAGCAGTAAAAAGAAATATAAAAAGATTTCCCCAAAATTACAGATTTCAATTAAGTGAAAATGAGAAAAATCAACTGGTCACAAATTGTGACTGGTTAAATAGTTTAAAACATTCATCATCTTTACCTTATGTTTTTACAGAACAGGGTGTTTCTATGTTGAGCGCAATATTAAAAAGTGATAAAGCTATTGATATTAGTATAAAAATAATAGATTCTTTTGTATCTATGCGAAAACTAATTTCACAAAATATTTCTATGTTTGAACGATTTGAAAGAATTGAACAAAGATTAAATATCCATGATGAAAACTTTGATAAACTTTTTGATGCTTTGTAA